The window CGGCAAGATGGTCGCGCTCCAGGGCACCGACATCGTGCGTGTCCCCATCGCCGAGGCCACGGCCCGCCTGAAGACGGTGGACCCCCGCCTCTACGAGGAGGTAGGAGTCTTCTTCGGCTGACCCAGGCTTTCCTCGCCCCCGCCGCCCCTACCCATTCCCGTCCCTTACTCAGGGGCTCCGCCCCCGAACCCCCGTATCGCGCTGACGCGCTCGTCCTCAAACGCCGGACGGGCTGAAGTTGTCGGCCCGGGCCGCGAAGATCCAGCCCCTCCGGCGTTTGAGGAGCGGGGGTTCGGGGGCTGGCCCCCGAGTAGTGACGGGAATGGGTAGGGGCGGCGGGGGCGAAAAACCTCCGGCACGCTTCACGAGCGTGGCGGCGGCCGGACTCTTCGTCCTCGACTACACGGCGGGCCGCCGCTCCGAGAACGTGCTGGTGCCCGCCCCCGCGACCACCTGAGCCACCAGTTCCCGTACGACGTCCGTGCCGCGCAGCGTCAGCACCGACTCCGGATGGAACTGGACCCCGGCGAAGCCAGGCCCGCGCAGCGCGTGCACCTCGCCCGCCGCGCTGCGGCTGACCTCGACCCCATGGGCCGCCAGTTCCACCGCAGCCTCGTCGTCGCAGCGCGCCACGAAGCTGTTGTAGAAACCGACGGTCTCCGTCCGGCCGAAGAGGTCGATGTCCGTCTGGGCACCCTGGTAGGGGATCTCCTTGCGGACGGTCTCCAGGCCCAGCTCCGCCGCGATCAGCTCATGCCCGAGGCAGACCCCCAGCACGCCGTGCCGGTGGCCGCGGATCACCTCCGCGGTCAGGCCGCGCAGGAAGGCCATCTTCGGGTCCGTCGTGTCCGAGGGGTCACCCGGACCCGGCCCCAGCACCAGCGGACCCTCGTGCGCGAGCACCGCCTCCCGCAGCCCCGGCTCGTCGTACCGCCGGACGGTCACCTCAAGCCCCGACGAGCGCAGCAGATGCGCGAGCATCGCCGTGAACGTGTCCTCCCCGTCCACGACCAGCGCATGGCCCTCCAACTCGGCCGACCGCTCCTGCATCCGCAGCCAGAACGGCGCCAGCGCCGCCCGCCGCCCGTCCAGCGCCGCCCGCACCCGCGGGTCGTCCGCGAGACTCACCCGTACGTCCGTGTCCCGCGGCCGGCCGGGGCGTACCCCCAGCGCAGCCAGCACCCCGGCCGCCTTCGCATGCGTCTCGGCGACCTCGCTCGCCGGGTCCGACCCCCGTACGAGCGTCGCGCCGACCGGGACCCGCAGCCGGCCGTCCCCGTCGATGTCGGCGGTCCGGATGAGGATGGGGGAGTCGAGGGTCTGGGCCCCACCCGAATCGCGCCCGATCAGCGCCAGGGCACCCGCGTAGTACCCGCGCCCGCCCACCTCGTGCCGCTCGATCACCCGGCAGGCGTTCTGCACCGGCGACCCGGTGACCGTCGCCGCGAACATGGTCTCCTTGAGCACCTCCCGCACATCCAGCGACGACTTGCCCCGCAACTCGTACTCGGTGTGCGCGAGATGGGCCATCTCCTTCAGTCGCGGCCCGATCACGACTCCGCCCATGTCACCGACCGTGCACATCATCTTGAGCTCCTCGTCGACGACCATCGAGAGCTCCTCGATCTCCTTGCCGTCGGCCAGGAAGCCCAGCAGGTCCTCGGGCGTCGGCCCCTCGGCGGGATAGCGGTACGTTCCGCTGATCGGGTTCATCACGACCGTCCCGCCGGACATCCGGACATGCACCTCCGGGCTCGCCCCGACCAGCGTCCGCTCTCCCGTGTGCACGACGAACGTCCAGTACGCGCCCCGCTCACCCACCAGCAGCCGCCGGAAGAGGGCCAGCGCGTCGGCCCGTCCGAACCCCGGGATCCTGCCCTCGTACGTCCGCCGGATGACGAAGTTCGCGCCCTCGCCCCGCCCGATCTCCTCGTGCAGCACCCGCCCGACGATCTCCGCGTACGCCTCGTCCCCGACGTCGAAGCCACCGCTCTCGACCCGCACGTCGTGCGCGGGCAGCTCCGACAGGGCCTGCTCCAGGGGGAGTTCGTACGACTCCTCGGGGGTGAGCACCGCGAGCGGGGTGCCGTCGTCGCGGACGTCGAAGCCGCGCTCCCGGATCTGGCGGTACGGGACGAGGGCGAGGCCCTCGGGGATGTCG is drawn from Streptomyces liliifuscus and contains these coding sequences:
- a CDS encoding anthranilate synthase family protein; translation: MNLLDLLDDPRPFALLRRRTPGRSAEKNDTVELLLGPVTEYERLADIPEGLALVPYRQIRERGFDVRDDGTPLAVLTPEESYELPLEQALSELPAHDVRVESGGFDVGDEAYAEIVGRVLHEEIGRGEGANFVIRRTYEGRIPGFGRADALALFRRLLVGERGAYWTFVVHTGERTLVGASPEVHVRMSGGTVVMNPISGTYRYPAEGPTPEDLLGFLADGKEIEELSMVVDEELKMMCTVGDMGGVVIGPRLKEMAHLAHTEYELRGKSSLDVREVLKETMFAATVTGSPVQNACRVIERHEVGGRGYYAGALALIGRDSGGAQTLDSPILIRTADIDGDGRLRVPVGATLVRGSDPASEVAETHAKAAGVLAALGVRPGRPRDTDVRVSLADDPRVRAALDGRRAALAPFWLRMQERSAELEGHALVVDGEDTFTAMLAHLLRSSGLEVTVRRYDEPGLREAVLAHEGPLVLGPGPGDPSDTTDPKMAFLRGLTAEVIRGHRHGVLGVCLGHELIAAELGLETVRKEIPYQGAQTDIDLFGRTETVGFYNSFVARCDDEAAVELAAHGVEVSRSAAGEVHALRGPGFAGVQFHPESVLTLRGTDVVRELVAQVVAGAGTSTFSERRPAV